Genomic segment of Cottoperca gobio chromosome 6, fCotGob3.1, whole genome shotgun sequence:
ATCCTCTACAAGGCCATCTCCGGGGTGCTGATGCCCACCGTCCTGCAAGCACTGCCTGACAGGTGAGAACCTGTTGTGTAACCTTCATTTTTTACCATTTTCTTATCTGTTGTTACTAAAACTGTATAGGACGGTATATTTTACTGCTCTGTGTAAAttcctgctgctgcattaaCAGCAGTGGTTATCATTTAGTCGAGTGAATAAAGCCGTTTACCAAACGTTAGACTGCCTTGCAagtcttttcttattattaatacCCTTTATTTTAAAGGTGTATGGACTTCTTACGATACTATACTTTTCACTATATTATACAGCTGTAGAAGCAGCATGATTTGAGAgttttattgtttaaaacaaattgtttgTGCAGTGCCATCACTGCGTGCAGACCATCCCTAATACATTCAAAATGAAGTGAAAGGGTTTGCTGTGGGGCTGAAGTCCATTTCTCAGTTAGTTGTTTGACAAAATCAACTTATCATCAAATAGTTTCTCAGAGAAAAGCAACATAAATATGTGCTTTTCTCTGTCACATGTcacaaactaaatatctttgagtgtgaaattacatttttgtgatCGGAAGCAGTATTTTGACTCAATTTCCACTTACTGGTCTTTAGCTTTGTCATTCTTCCTCATCAGTTTGaggttatttacattttaagagTTTAAGAGAATATAAATGGTGATTATGAACGGTGTCTAAGGTAttaattgtgtttctgttttctctcatcCACACAGTTTGACTCAGGTTATTCGAAAATTTGCCAAACAGCTTGATGAGTGGCTAAAAATAGCACTTCACGACCTTCCTGAAAACCTGAGGAATATCAAATTTGAATGTAATTATAAAATCCAGAACTCGTCATAATGGTTTACttatttttaaagagaaatTTTACACGATGTCACTGACAGGACTAACCATATTCTtctcccttttttgttttcagtatCCAGGAGATTTTCTCAGATTCTAAGGCGGCAAACATCATTAAACCATCTATGCCAGGTGCGTATTGTGGtctgaatgttttttaataaaatccATATGAACAAACACAGCTGATAAGGGATATGGGAATGTTCGTGTTAGTAATATTGTCGATGTATCTGTCCCCAGGCATCTCGGACTGTGATAAACAGTGCTGACATCACCTTTCAAATGCTGGAGGACTGGAGGAATGTGGACTTGAACAGCATCACCAAGCAGACACTTTACACCATGGAGGACTCACAAGAGGAGCACAGGCAGCTTATTATCCACTGTAAGTCCATGCTTTTAAACTGAGTCCACTCTAACGCACCCAGCCAGACAGAGAATTACACTTTACTGCCACACAAATGGCACACAGAGGGACAATCATTCCCACGACCAGCAGACTCAAAGCATTAAAGATGGAGACCAAAAGGTTAAACAAGTTTGCTCTCCTCTGAAACACCCTGCCGAGCATCTCCAATTCACTCCAGCCTCCCTCCTCTGATTCAGTCCTGAAGGGGTCGGAGGTCACAGATACGTGGAAGTCGTTGAATAAAGATGCCAAATTTCTCAGTTTTCATGTGATGTAAAATACCATGTGACCTGACGTTGTCCCTCCTGTCACAGTGTATCAGGAGTTTGACCGTCTATTGGAGGAGCAGTCTCCGATTGAGGCGTACATCGAGTGGCTGGACTCAATGGTGGACCGCTGTGTCGTCAAGGTCAGACCAACTCATTTCATTTCGGGAAAATATGGGTTTAAACCTGGTCGGACTCAGCATTTTTGAATAAAGTATCTGTTCTTTGTTCAAGTTGCACCAATAAAGTTaatacatgttccatgtttgATGCTGAGAGGTCAATTTTAGCTAAATGTTTCAAGTGTTTGCGCAGCAGAAGTCTGATTATTTAGCCTTAAAAAGATACCTGCGGCTGAAAGCCACCCTTCTCTGCGTGTCTTTCTTGCACAGAGGCACTTATATTGAAATCCTCCCAGTTAATGATGTCTTCAAGCTTCCCATTTGCGGCCATTATGTGCCAGATATGGGCTTGTAAAATTCGGTCGCCCGGGCAACGTCTTGGACTGCCCAGACAATAGTTCAATAGGAAGGCGTGTCCCTGAGGGCAAATTAAATAGTTGacttgttgacatgtttttcgTTCCTGAGGGTTAAGCCCCAATGTGGACCCAGGGGTTAATTCTACCCGGCATCTCAACCCTTCCCCCTCTTTTCTCATGGAAATGTTTTCTCTAGGTGGCAGGGAAGAGGCCCGGGTGCCTGAAGAAGGTGGCCCAACAGTTCCTGCTGATGTGGTCGTGTTTTGGTACCAGAGTCATCCGGGATATGACCCTCCACAGCGCGCCCAGCTTTGGTGAGCTCCTAATGCTTTGTCATCATTTCTTAATGCAACAGAGAGCTGGAAATACACAACTGTGACAGTGCTTCATTAATATACAGAACAGTTAGTTGTTGTAGCCCATACCACGGAGACACAGAAGATACCAAAGATCTCAGTGGTGAAACATTAGTCAGACAACAACATAACTTCTTACATTGCAAAAAAAGAGCTTTGTCTTCTGTCCCGGGCTTTACTGAAATAATTCTGGCACAATGAAGGCTCCCTTTTTAAAACGCAACACCATCCGTCCAGAAGAGCTCATCAGAAATTGGCATTTTACCATAAATGTGTAGCCCCTAAATCATAAGTTTATACTACGTTTAGTATTATgggaaataaaatatgaaagtgACTTCAATTCAAATCACATAACAAACAAAGTATTCTTCAAGGAAAACATTAAACCTGCCCGTTTCTGTAGCTTCCATATCTATAGCTTTCTATAGCTATATGCTATAGCCTGCTTCACATAATAATTGAGTTGATTTTCATGAGGCAATATGTTTGTAATTTAGATTATGCTAAACATTAATGGACCAGCTTTCCCTTTACATAAGGAATCATTTGTGCTTTGCATCATGAATATTTCACAcgttaaacaaaaacaaaacaaaagattaaatTTCACTAATGCAGGAAAGTCCATGTAAAAGTTCCAGTTATAAAGATCTTACTGGTACAGACAGGTTAACACAGAAAATGACTACTGAACTTAAAGTGGTGCACATTTTTAAACTCCATGCAGTGCAACCAAATAAGCATTTCTCGATGTCTCTCTACTGTATGTATCTCAAGCATAaaatgagaagagaggagaaacaagTGACATGTCTGCTACTAGGTAGATTGTTGTGCGCCACCAAGGTTTGCAATAAGAGAAGAGttgtaaaaatgaaagaaaagaaaatgtcttctcGTCCCTCTGCTTGGCCCTGTCTGTGAATATCAAAGACACAGCTGGTTGCAGTGTTTTGATAAAGCAGGTCTCTGTGCACAAACAGCTAATTAACAAAAGCCGCCCCTCCCCTCTCCCGAAGTGTTTGCCTGTCTTTTCCATTTTATGACCGGTCAGTATTACACCCCGCTCCCTTGAATAGCCAAGTGTTTATTATGCACACGGCGGCAGCAGCAACCCGCACAATGACACAATTGTGACACTCCCTCACATGCCACAGTCTCATCTTCCGTGCGACCCTGGGGTCAGCTGACATATTTCTGGCACTGACTCGGTACACGGAAACAAGCGCACTCGCTTCTTTTTAATAACAGCGGCCCTCCTGTCAGTCTGCAGGATGTGAAGTCATCCCTCAGATGCTTTTAGAAACGCTTCAGTCGTTACGGTCATCATCATTTATGTCCCtcatagagctgcaacgattagccGAATAATCGATGAGTCCATCGACAGATTATAGTTATGTTCCATgcaaaaatagcagaaaatgcagttttcagacatttaaatatggacatttcatattttatatcatattaaactaatatctttgggttctgTACTGAAAGAGCAACAAACTCAAATCATTTAtcatctgacattttatagatcaaacaataaatcaactaaatgatagtgaataaaaacattaacgaccttttgggtttttttcaaCAACTGAGTCTCACTGTCAGCATGTTTTTACACATAACTTTTTTACTAATAACTTCCATATTACCTCTGAGTCGTCTTCTTCCTCGATATATAACGCATCCTGTCTATCTGCAGGGTCCTTCCACCTGATCCACCTCATGTTCGATGATTATGTGCTTTACCTGCTGGAGTCCCTGCACTGCCAGGAGAGAGCCAACGACCTCCTGAGGGCCATGAAGGCAGAGGGCAGCACAGGTGAGACCGCTACCTGGACGTCCAATCGATATTTAATGACAGTACAGCTGCAGTCTTGTATAGTAGTAGAATAAGAAGATTTAATCACTGGAAGTCATTTTTTGTTAATTGTTAAAGAGCTTTTTCAATCTTTACATAATGTAGGATAGAAAAAACGGCAGTAAACTCTTTAATGTaggcagaaaacaaaataagaatCAAATTAAAGAAAAGATTAGAATAAGAAGGGCGTCGActaggaaataaaaacatggggGGTGTAGCTGGGAAGAACAGGTGGTTTTGAGGGCATTTTGTATTTGATCTGGAAGTAACTGCATATTTTATTGTTGCATTATGTGTGTTCCTCTCTTGGCATCtttagcagagagagaggaggaattCCCGGTGAAAGAAACCACCCCCACCTCCCCGTCTCCAGGATCTTACTCTCCCGCTCGGTCTGTCCACTCTGTGGGCGTTTCCTCGGCCAGCTCCCCCACAGCAGCCGTGTCCCCAGAGTACACCGGAGTCCCCACCACCACAGGTGAGACAGGCCTCACAGTCACACGCAGACATCTTCTCACCGCACATAGTTTCTTTGAgccaacacattttctttgtgtccATATATGTGTCTACCAGGCGCTGTTCAGTCATATACCTGGTCCCTTACATACACAGTGACAACAGCCGGCGGCTCCACTCCAGAGGCCGGACAGCAGCTGTCCTGCATGAGGAACAGCCCTCCAGTCCCACCTCCATCCTCCACCCAGCGGATGCCTGTCTACAGAGAGGAGCACGGGTAATTATGATGATGTTAGTATTCataaattcattttcattttgttggagaatttctttaatttgttttgactTGCCTACTCCGTTCTAGGTATACTGGTAGCTACAACTATGGCAGCTACGCAAACCAGCATCCTCACTCCATCCAGAGCCAGTATCCCAGTCTGGCCCATGAGCCAGCGATCCCAGCCCCCCTCCACTACTCCGCCTATCACCGGTCTTCTGCACAGGTCAGTCCCAGGCACCCAAGAACAGGGGCATTTCAAATGAACGTCAAACAATTGTGTACCAAAGTATTATTAGCAAAATTGAATCAAACATTCAAAAGtaaagagatagaaagaaacTTTATTAATTCCAAGGGAAATTAAGGCATCCAGtagtttaaacaaaacaataatacacaaaggaataaaggaaaaaaaacataagaaTTAGATATAAAAACAGCAGTGAAGTAATAGTCTAGGCACCAGAAAGCTGAGTATTTACTAATGGAGGTATTACAAATGTAAGGTGatttaagaaataattaaataatagaaTCAGTGCAAGAATAATGATTACTATGGATGATATAAAATactaatttaatttttttttattaatatttacctctgaaatgtagtggagtataagtaTAAATGGAAATTCTTAAATTAAGTACAAGTAACTCAAAATTGTAGTTGTGACTTTTCTCCGACGAGAACAGCGTCCAGATTAAATTGCAGATTTTGCTGATGTCCACAGAGAGATGAAACTCCATGTCACATtagtaaataacaaaaataaaatggatatGACGTctgcaataatgtgtgtgaatatgagTTTGTGTTTATCCAAACTGTAACTAATAGGTAAACTATATCCATCCAAAGAGCATGTacaacatgtacatacatatgaTGATATTAATTGATGATGTGTGGGGATGCTTTGCACAGAAGTAAAGTAAATAGAAAATTAAAATTAGAGAGGAAAGGTTGTTGTTGAGATGGAGTCGCTGGTAACTCTTTCGATGGTAATTTCCCATCAAGGGCCCTCCAGCCTCCACTGCCTTTATAGTGGGAGGAGATCAGCTGGGCCTCAGCGGTCGCAGTGTTTCTAAAAGTCCCCGAATCACCCTCTCCACACAGCGGAAGCAGACAGTGAAAGGTGGCTCGGACGGGGCCAAGAGGGGCCCTGCTCTGTTGCTCCTCTTTCCAGTTCTCAATAGTCTCTTCATCTGTTTGAGCCAGTAGCCACAGAGCACGGCAAAAGGGGcgtttattaaaatattgttattcAATGGTCTCTTTTCTGCTTGTGAACAAGAGGCAGCTGAGCCGTCTGTTCTGCTCTCTGACCTGCACTGACTGTCTTTTTCCATGCCGTGATCCCTCATAATGGAATCGACTGTCGTGTTTATATTTAGTGAGAAAAGGGAAAAGGGTCCTACTTCCACTTTTAAGCCTGTCTGAACTTAAATCGGGCACAATGCCTTTGCTTTGTGAGTGTGAGAGGTTGGGGATGAAgctgagacaaacacaaaaccttGTCGGATCCCCATCTGTTCAAAATACGTTTGTCAATAGGCAGATTAGTCAGAGCTGTTTGGGTTCTGTCACCAAAGGCAACAAAAATAACACCGGAAAACCACTTTTTCAGCTGAGCTGCTGTCTAATTTTCTCAAGTGGCTTAATTTTCTATTTTGACCACTGGTGCAACTTGTGAAGCAATTTCCCCTTACAGGAAATTACCATTAGCAGGGTCAGTTCACACCCAACGCTACAGGGCTAACACAGCATCAAATATGATATCAGTAGGGCGATAGCTACCCTTGAGAACACTGAGGTCATGTCCTTTGTACATGTTCTGGGTATGTGTTGGTTTCAGCAACCTGGCGTGGGTTTATATAGTACAATTATAAAGTTACACATGCTCGGTATATTATAGGCTGAATCAGAACTGTCTACTTTGAGCCCTATTAGTAAATTAGGATTCAGTATTCCTGGCAGCATTTTGACctttattaaagaaataatcTTTGGCTATTTCTTCCCTTGTAGAGGATAGCGGTTTCTAGACATCaacagttaattaaaaaaattctaaataatATGAGAAAGCATGGAGTTGATCAGTGCTGCTCAGCAATGAGAGATGTTCAGGTCCAGAATTCTGGGGGAGAAAAACTAATTGAGATTGTCCACTAAAGCTGAATATCTTAATATTCAATTAGACAATTCATTGATTAGTAATCAAGGCAAATTAATGAACATTTAACAGTTCTGCCCTATGAATTAGCTGATTTGatgcttttacttttctttgataATAATTTTATAAACAAACGAGACAATTATCAGCAGATTGATTGGCAATGAAAATCATCTTTAATTGAGCCTTTATCTAGTCACTGTATATGTTTTGCTTCTCTCAATAGATTACATCGCTGCATCAATATAacgtctttcctcttcttcttcccttccaCAGTACCAGCTCAACGGCCAGATGTCTCGAATGGAGCCTTGCTTGATGGGCAGTACTCCTCGGTTGCACCCTGCGCCCGTTGCCCCCCGGTGGCCAGATGTGTCGCCAGCTAATAGCTGTTACACCAGCCCACCTATGCATTCATCCCGCTATGCCACCTCTGGGGATATGTACTCTCCCCTGGGTCCACGCAGGAACTCAGAGTACGAACACTCGCAGCATTTCCCCGGCTTTGCCTACATCAACGGAGAGGCCACAACAGGCTGGGCGAAATAGCCTGCAAACACCGCTCCGGACGGCCGTGTGCAAGCTCCAGGCCTGCCAAACTGGTGGATGCAAAGTCTCTGAACACTTCCATTCAAGTACATCAAGTGGGGAGTACCGTTGCAAGGTAATAGGAATCATGGTATGGACGTACTGACAATTTGAAAAGACTGATGATTGTGGTGTAACTTGTGTGGAGGTTTAATAAAATTTCTTCAACAATTTATCTCACTGctggaggaaagaaaagtcaAGTCATATAGATTGAACTTGCAGCAAAATCATTTTATGAGTCCAATGCTGCTGCCAAGCTGTGCCTTTGTTTTAAGGAATGTACACCTCTGTTTCCCTCATCAGCACACAGATAATCCCACCAACAGTTCAGTCGGTCAGTTTTGTCAATGACTGACGGATCAGTGAGCTGTAAGCTGTCACTGACACCAGTACATTCTCAGTGACACCGCTGTTGCCTCTTGTTGCTCAGCACTGTGCAGCATCTTGTTGTGGGCTCTCTGCAGCAGTTTGGTTTGCTGCAGGATGTGGATGAACTGTACTGCCTTAACGTTCTTTTGGGACACCAGTTACATACAGTGGCACAGAGCCAAACATACAACATCATAAACTCCTTGTTCCACGTGTTAAGGTGTATCAATCTTGGatagtttttttaatgattgaaTGCTGTGACTCAAAAACAACTGTGCGAGTGTATTCTGTCGCAAGCTTTTTTGCTGTTTTCCtgtgacaatatatatatatatatgtgtgtgtatatatatatatatatatatatatatatatatatatgtatatgtgtatatatatatatatatatatatatatgtgtatatgtatatatgtgtatatatatatatatatatatatatatatatatagtatgtattttCTGTAACTTTGTAACATGGTGTATCCTTTATTTTCTATGTTACAATTGGTACTTTGTTCTCTGTTTTGTATGGTTAGTGAAAGACGCATTAACCTAGGgttgtgtgttttataatgCACTCAAAGCTACTGAGGACCTATTACCCTATGGGTATTtataaaaagggaaattatCAAAGTGTACAGTAACATGAAGTCTAGTCACTTTTCTGTAAATAAAAGCACTGGAAACCGTCTGTGGTGACGATTTAAAATCTTtgtcatattttcttctttttccaagtccacaaaaacattcacaaaaaggtccaaatatgaacaaaatgtaattaaacaaaTAGTCGTATctacttaataataatgaatgacaGCACTGGAGCAACGTCTATGCTTGTTGATCTATTAAGTCCTGCTCTTTTATACTTTCTATGCATGACTATAAGACAACTGTAAAAGCTTTTCATTGAACTGTTTAAGATTAGTTGCCTTATAACTACTGAAGTGATGCCTTTTAAAATGCATCATTCCACTTCCGCCTTCTATGAAATCTCCAGTTTACGTTTTGATgttggaaaaggaaaaacattttctgaagcCGTCTGAGCTGATTGTTACTTCTCTCTCCATGCAGTGACAACACGGTGGGGGGTTAGGCCAGTAGCACAAGGGCCACACTGCATTTCTATAGAGAGAATGTCCTGCTGTGCTGGGGTCATTGCACCTCAGTCCcgtaacctttgacctctgacccctgctgagatttgtatttattggaaCGTAGATCCTCTGTGTTATGGCTCTCCGAAATCCTGCAGAACACAGAGACTTTGAATGCAGAATAAcctgttaaaagcaaaaaaggtGTCAATATCAGCTGAAGACTTCGAAAGAATTGGGatccttagtgtgtgtgtgtgtgtgtgtgtgtgtgtgtgtgtgtgcacgtgtccgtgtgcatgtgcatgtgcacgaGGACGTCACTGTCAGCTGTGAGAAACATGTCCTGCATGACCAGTAGGTTTAGTCTATGACATCACCGAGACACAAGTACCtcccatttatttttcttaaaataaGTCTCTAACTCATTGACTCAAGCATAATGCTTCTGCAATCTAGAATTTCTTTGTAtgaaactaaaaaagaaaagaaaaagaggattTAAAACTGTCAGTGgattaataaatacaactaaatTCCAAAACTGGGGTTCATTctatttcataataaaataattcatggTCATGAGGGGAAACTGATCTGTGGGAACATCTATTAGGAGGAAAGCAGATACATCTACACTCACAGTTATTGGTTGTTTAGATTCTCCAATCCATGTCTTTGGACTGTTGAAGGCACATTAcatggacaaaaagaaaacatccatccatccatccagccatccatcatctaccgcttatctggggtcgggtcgcgggggcagcagttccagtaaggaaccccaaacttcccttctccgggtcacatctgccagctccgactgggggatcccgaggcgtccccgggccagtgaggagatataatctctccaccgagtccttgTTCTTCCCCAACATGCAAACTAAAGTTCAAACCCTGGAGAGCATATATCCTGATCTCATTTAATGGCATGTAAAGTGACACTGTACCAGTAAATCAGTAAGAGGTATGTTTTCCTACAGATTcacatactgtaagtgtgtatgAGACCTGCCCAACTGTGTTTTTTCCCCTACACAGACAGATC
This window contains:
- the rfx4 gene encoding transcription factor RFX4 isoform X3 encodes the protein MHCGLLEEPDMDSTESWIERCLNESESKRYSSHTSLGNMSNDEHEEKENNRASKPHSTPATLEWLEENYEIAEGVCIPRSALYMHYLDFSEKNDTQPVNAASFGKIIRQQFPALTTRRLGTRGQSKYHYYGIAVKESSQYYDVMYSKKGAAWVNETGKKEVTKQTVAYSPRSKLGTLLPEFPNVKDLNLPASLPEERVSTFIMMYRTHCQRILDTVIRANFDEVQSFLLHFWQGMPPHMLPVLGSTTVVNIVGVCDSILYKAISGVLMPTVLQALPDSLTQVIRKFAKQLDEWLKIALHDLPENLRNIKFELSRRFSQILRRQTSLNHLCQASRTVINSADITFQMLEDWRNVDLNSITKQTLYTMEDSQEEHRQLIIHLYQEFDRLLEEQSPIEAYIEWLDSMVDRCVVKVAGKRPGCLKKVAQQFLLMWSCFGTRVIRDMTLHSAPSFGSFHLIHLMFDDYVLYLLESLHCQERANDLLRAMKAEGSTAEREEEFPVKETTPTSPSPGSYSPARSVHSVGVSSASSPTAAVSPEYTGVPTTTVTTAGGSTPEAGQQLSCMRNSPPVPPPSSTQRMPVYREEHGYTGSYNYGSYANQHPHSIQSQYPSLAHEPAIPAPLHYSAYHRSSAQYQLNGQMSRMEPCLMGSTPRLHPAPVAPRWPDVSPANSCYTSPPMHSSRYATSGDMYSPLGPRRNSEYEHSQHFPGFAYINGEATTGWAK
- the rfx4 gene encoding transcription factor RFX4 isoform X1, producing MHCGLLEEPDMDSTESWIERCLNESESKRYSSHTSLGNMSNDEHEEKENNRASKPHSTPATLEWLEENYEIAEGVCIPRSALYMHYLDFSEKNDTQPVNAASFGKIIRQQFPALTTRRLGTRGQSKYHYYGIAVKESSQYYDVMYSKKGAAWVNETGKKEVTKQTVAYSPRSKLGTLLPEFPNVKDLNLPASLPEERVSTFIMMYRTHCQRILDTVIRANFDEVQSFLLHFWQGMPPHMLPVLGSTTVVNIVGVCDSILYKAISGVLMPTVLQALPDSLTQVIRKFAKQLDEWLKIALHDLPENLRNIKFELSRRFSQILRRQTSLNHLCQASRTVINSADITFQMLEDWRNVDLNSITKQTLYTMEDSQEEHRQLIIHLYQEFDRLLEEQSPIEAYIEWLDSMVDRCVVKVAGKRPGCLKKVAQQFLLMWSCFGTRVIRDMTLHSAPSFGSFHLIHLMFDDYVLYLLESLHCQERANDLLRAMKAEGSTAEREEEFPVKETTPTSPSPGSYSPARSVHSVGVSSASSPTAAVSPEYTGVPTTTGAVQSYTWSLTYTVTTAGGSTPEAGQQLSCMRNSPPVPPPSSTQRMPVYREEHGYTGSYNYGSYANQHPHSIQSQYPSLAHEPAIPAPLHYSAYHRSSAQYQLNGQMSRMEPCLMGSTPRLHPAPVAPRWPDVSPANSCYTSPPMHSSRYATSGDMYSPLGPRRNSEYEHSQHFPGFAYINGEATTGWAK
- the rfx4 gene encoding transcription factor RFX4 isoform X2, whose protein sequence is MHCGLLEEPDMDSTESWIERCLNESESKRYSSHTSLGNMSNDEHEEKENNRASKPHSTPATLEWLEENYEIAEGVCIPRSALYMHYLDFSEKNDTQPVNAASFGKIIRQQFPALTTRRLGTRGQSKYHYYGIAVKESSQYYDVMYSKKGAAWVNETGKKEVTKQTVAYSPRSKLGTLLPEFPNVKDLNLPASLPEERVSTFIMMYRTHCQRILDTVIRANFDEVQSFLLHFWQGMPPHMLPVLGSTTVVNIVGVCDSILYKAISGVLMPTVLQALPDSLTQVIRKFAKQLDEWLKIALHDLPENLRNIKFELSRRFSQILRRQTSLNHLCQASRTVINSADITFQMLEDWRNVDLNSITKQTLYTMEDSQEEHRQLIIHLYQEFDRLLEEQSPIEAYIEWLDSMVDRCVVKVAGKRPGCLKKVAQQFLLMWSCFGTRVIRDMTLHSAPSFGSFHLIHLMFDDYVLYLLESLHCQERANDLLRAMKAEGSTEREEEFPVKETTPTSPSPGSYSPARSVHSVGVSSASSPTAAVSPEYTGVPTTTGAVQSYTWSLTYTVTTAGGSTPEAGQQLSCMRNSPPVPPPSSTQRMPVYREEHGYTGSYNYGSYANQHPHSIQSQYPSLAHEPAIPAPLHYSAYHRSSAQYQLNGQMSRMEPCLMGSTPRLHPAPVAPRWPDVSPANSCYTSPPMHSSRYATSGDMYSPLGPRRNSEYEHSQHFPGFAYINGEATTGWAK